One Streptomyces sp. L2 genomic window carries:
- a CDS encoding MaoC/PaaZ C-terminal domain-containing protein: MRAGEELPPLEIPVTRTLIVAGAIASRDYQDVHHDVELARQKGSPDIFMNILTTNGLVGRYITDHFGSTAVLRKVAIRLGAPNHPGDTMVLTGTVEEVDGDTATVRVTGANRLGHHVTGTVTVTVPPDGLPAAGAPVPSGGEG; the protein is encoded by the coding sequence ATGAGGGCCGGCGAGGAATTGCCTCCGCTGGAGATCCCCGTCACCCGCACCCTGATCGTGGCCGGTGCCATCGCCTCCCGTGACTACCAGGACGTGCACCACGACGTCGAGCTGGCGCGGCAGAAGGGCTCCCCGGACATCTTCATGAACATCCTGACGACGAACGGCCTGGTCGGCCGCTACATCACCGATCACTTCGGCTCCACGGCGGTGCTGCGCAAGGTGGCCATCCGGCTGGGGGCGCCCAACCACCCCGGCGACACGATGGTGCTGACCGGCACGGTCGAGGAGGTCGACGGCGACACCGCGACGGTCCGGGTTACCGGTGCGAACCGCCTCGGCCACCACGTCACGGGCACGGTGACGGTCACCGTCCCGCCGGACGGCCTCCCCGCCGCGGGAGCCCCCGTCCCCTCCGGAGGCGAAGGATGA
- a CDS encoding lipid-transfer protein, with translation MSVRTRDRLGGRAAVVGIGATEFSKDSGRSELRLAVEAVRAALDDAGLTPADVDGLVTFTMDTSPEITVAQACGMGELSFFSRVHYGGGAACATVQQAALAVATGVAEVVVCYRAFNERSGRRFGAGVRHREPSAEGAALGWALPFGLLTPASWVAMAAQRYLHAYGLTPEAFGHVAVVDRRYAATNPAAYFHGRPITLDEHAASRWIVEPLRLLDCCQETDGGQAVVVTSLERARDLPRPPAVIAAAAQGAGRAQEQMTSFYRDDLTGLPEMGVVARQLWRTSGLGPADIDVGILYDHFTPFVLMQLEEFGFCGRGEAADFVAGGRLPLNTHGGQLGEAYLHGMNGIAEAVRQLRGTAANQVPGAARTLVTAGTGVPTSGLVLTADSS, from the coding sequence ATGAGCGTCCGGACCCGGGACCGCCTAGGCGGCCGTGCCGCCGTCGTCGGTATCGGCGCCACCGAGTTCTCCAAGGACTCCGGCCGCAGCGAGCTGCGGCTGGCGGTGGAGGCGGTGCGGGCGGCGCTCGACGACGCGGGCCTGACGCCCGCGGACGTGGACGGCCTGGTGACGTTCACGATGGACACCAGCCCGGAGATCACCGTGGCGCAGGCCTGCGGGATGGGCGAGCTGTCCTTCTTCTCGCGCGTGCACTACGGCGGGGGAGCGGCCTGCGCGACCGTCCAGCAGGCGGCGCTCGCCGTGGCGACGGGCGTGGCGGAGGTGGTCGTCTGCTACCGCGCGTTCAACGAGCGCTCCGGCCGGCGGTTCGGCGCGGGCGTGCGCCACCGGGAGCCGTCGGCGGAGGGCGCGGCGCTCGGCTGGGCGCTGCCGTTCGGGCTGCTCACCCCGGCCTCCTGGGTGGCGATGGCGGCCCAGCGCTACCTGCACGCATACGGCCTGACCCCGGAGGCGTTCGGGCACGTGGCCGTCGTGGACCGCCGGTACGCGGCGACCAACCCGGCCGCCTACTTCCACGGCCGTCCCATCACCCTCGACGAGCACGCCGCGTCCCGCTGGATCGTGGAGCCGCTGCGGCTGCTGGACTGCTGCCAGGAGACGGACGGCGGGCAGGCGGTCGTCGTCACCTCCCTGGAACGGGCCCGGGACCTGCCGCGCCCGCCCGCCGTGATCGCGGCGGCGGCGCAGGGCGCGGGCCGGGCGCAGGAGCAGATGACCAGCTTCTACCGGGACGACCTGACCGGCCTGCCCGAGATGGGCGTCGTGGCCCGCCAGCTGTGGCGCACCTCGGGGCTGGGCCCGGCCGACATCGACGTCGGCATCCTCTACGACCACTTCACGCCGTTCGTGCTCATGCAGCTGGAGGAGTTCGGGTTCTGCGGCAGGGGCGAGGCGGCGGACTTCGTGGCCGGGGGGCGGCTGCCGCTGAACACGCACGGGGGACAGCTCGGGGAGGCGTACCTGCACGGCATGAACGGCATCGCGGAGGCGGTACGGCAGCTGCGCGGCACGGCGGCGAACCAGGTGCCCGGGGCCGCCCGGACCCTGGTCACGGCCGGCACCGGAGTCCCCACCTCGGGCCTCGTCCTGACGGCGGACTCAAGCTGA
- a CDS encoding long-chain fatty acid--CoA ligase: MPLREDAVLSTMQDVPLTVTRLLVHGVQVHGRSQIITWTGEDEPQRRSFAEAGTRAVQLANALRDELGVRGDDRVATLMWNNAEHVEAYFAIPAMGAVLHTLNLRLPAEQLAWIVNHAADKVIIVNGSLVPLLAPLLSKLPTVEHIVVSGPGDRTPLAGGTARVHEYEDLIAGRPTTYDWPEIDELRAAAMCYTSGTTGDPKGVVYSHRSIYLHSMQLNMTESMGLTDQDVSLVVVPQFHVNAWGLPHAAFMTGINMLMPDRFLQPAPLAEMIERVRPTHAAAVPTIWQGLLAELTARPREVSSLAQVTIGGAACPPSLMEAFDGLGMRVCHAWGMTETSPLGTVARPPAHAVGTDEEFGYRLTQGRFPAGVEARLTGPGGERLPWDGESAGELEVRGPWIAGAYYNGPDAEPLRPADKFSEDGWLKTGDVGIISPEGFLTLTDRAKDVIKSGGEWISSVELENALMAHPDVAEAAVVAVPDEKWGERPLATVVLREGANSDFQALRAFLTEEGHIARWQLPERWTVIESVPKTSVGKFDKKVLRRRYAEGTLDVTQL, translated from the coding sequence ATGCCGCTCCGGGAGGACGCCGTGCTGAGCACCATGCAGGACGTACCGCTGACCGTCACCCGCCTCCTCGTGCACGGGGTGCAGGTGCACGGACGGTCTCAGATCATCACCTGGACCGGGGAGGACGAGCCGCAGCGGCGCAGTTTCGCCGAGGCCGGCACCCGCGCGGTACAGCTCGCCAACGCCCTCCGCGACGAACTCGGCGTCCGCGGCGACGACCGGGTCGCCACCCTCATGTGGAACAACGCCGAGCACGTCGAGGCGTACTTCGCGATCCCCGCCATGGGCGCCGTCCTGCACACGCTCAACCTGCGGCTGCCCGCCGAGCAGCTCGCGTGGATCGTCAACCACGCGGCCGACAAGGTGATCATCGTCAACGGCTCGCTCGTCCCGCTGCTCGCCCCGCTGCTGTCCAAGCTGCCGACGGTGGAGCACATCGTCGTCTCCGGCCCCGGCGACCGCACCCCGCTGGCCGGCGGCACCGCGCGCGTGCACGAGTACGAGGACCTGATCGCGGGCCGTCCCACCACCTACGACTGGCCCGAGATCGACGAACTCCGGGCCGCCGCCATGTGCTACACCTCCGGCACGACCGGCGACCCCAAGGGCGTGGTCTACAGCCACCGCTCGATCTACCTGCACTCCATGCAGCTCAACATGACCGAGTCGATGGGCCTGACCGACCAGGACGTCTCCCTCGTCGTGGTCCCGCAGTTCCACGTGAACGCCTGGGGCCTGCCGCACGCCGCCTTCATGACCGGCATCAACATGCTGATGCCGGACCGGTTCCTGCAGCCCGCCCCGCTCGCCGAGATGATCGAGCGGGTGCGCCCGACCCACGCCGCCGCCGTGCCCACCATCTGGCAGGGCCTGCTCGCCGAGCTGACCGCCCGCCCCCGCGAGGTCTCCTCCCTCGCCCAGGTGACCATCGGCGGCGCCGCCTGTCCGCCCTCCCTCATGGAGGCCTTCGACGGGCTCGGCATGCGGGTCTGCCACGCCTGGGGCATGACGGAGACCTCCCCGCTCGGCACGGTGGCGCGTCCGCCGGCCCACGCGGTCGGCACCGACGAGGAGTTCGGGTACCGCCTCACCCAGGGCCGCTTCCCGGCCGGCGTCGAGGCCCGCCTCACCGGCCCCGGCGGCGAACGGCTGCCCTGGGACGGCGAGTCGGCGGGCGAACTGGAGGTGCGCGGCCCCTGGATCGCGGGCGCCTACTACAACGGCCCCGACGCCGAACCCCTGCGCCCCGCCGACAAGTTCAGCGAGGACGGCTGGCTGAAGACCGGCGACGTCGGCATCATCTCCCCGGAGGGCTTCCTCACCCTCACCGACCGCGCCAAGGACGTCATCAAGTCCGGCGGCGAGTGGATCTCGTCGGTGGAGCTGGAGAACGCGCTGATGGCCCACCCGGACGTGGCCGAGGCCGCCGTGGTCGCCGTACCGGACGAGAAGTGGGGCGAGCGCCCGCTGGCCACGGTGGTCCTGCGCGAGGGCGCGAACTCCGACTTCCAGGCCCTGCGCGCCTTCCTCACCGAGGAGGGGCACATCGCCAGGTGGCAGCTCCCCGAGCGCTGGACGGTCATCGAGTCGGTGCCGAAGACGAGCGTCGGCAAGTTCGACAAGAAGGTGCTGCGCAGGCGGTACGCCGAGGGCACGCTGGACGTGACCCAGCTGTGA
- a CDS encoding bifunctional MaoC family dehydratase N-terminal/OB-fold nucleic acid binding domain-containing protein yields the protein MSAVAATVPGEPDALGARLKSYEGRAAAVTGVGLDPVNAPMIRHWCEAMGDTNPAYTGPDAIAPPTMLQAWTMGGLAGHPGRTGAYTELLALLDESGCTSVVATDCEQEYLRPLRPGDRVTYDAVIESVSARKTTKLGTGYFVTTRTDVRVAGEVVGTHRFRILKYAPPGGGMPTATPQEPATTRKEPAATFREPAATFREPPATGSQAPPALRPRPVVNRDNAGFWDGVAAGRLLIQRCTACGTLRHPWLPGCNACGGPDWDTVEASGEGTVYSYVVMHHPPFPAFDPPYAVGLIELAEGVRMVSNVVGVPYDKVRVGMPVRLQFRSYDDELVLPVFRAAEGAGV from the coding sequence GTGAGTGCGGTGGCGGCGACGGTGCCGGGGGAGCCGGACGCGCTGGGGGCGCGGCTCAAGTCGTACGAGGGGCGCGCGGCCGCCGTGACCGGAGTGGGCCTGGATCCCGTCAACGCCCCGATGATCCGGCACTGGTGCGAGGCGATGGGCGACACCAACCCGGCGTACACGGGACCGGACGCGATCGCCCCGCCCACCATGCTCCAGGCCTGGACGATGGGCGGCCTCGCGGGCCATCCGGGGCGCACCGGTGCCTACACCGAACTCCTCGCCCTCCTCGACGAGTCGGGCTGCACGTCCGTGGTGGCCACCGACTGCGAACAGGAGTACCTGCGGCCCCTGCGCCCCGGCGACCGGGTCACCTACGACGCGGTGATCGAGTCGGTGTCGGCCCGCAAGACGACGAAGCTGGGGACCGGGTATTTCGTCACCACGCGCACGGACGTCCGGGTGGCCGGCGAGGTCGTGGGCACGCACCGCTTCCGGATCCTCAAGTACGCCCCGCCGGGAGGCGGAATGCCGACGGCCACCCCTCAGGAGCCGGCAACCACCCGCAAGGAGCCGGCAGCCACCTTCCGGGAGCCGGCAGCCACCTTCCGGGAGCCGCCGGCCACCGGTTCGCAGGCTCCGCCCGCCCTCCGCCCCCGCCCCGTCGTCAACCGGGACAACGCCGGGTTCTGGGACGGCGTGGCCGCCGGCCGTCTGCTGATCCAGCGCTGCACGGCCTGCGGCACCCTCCGCCACCCGTGGCTGCCGGGCTGCAACGCGTGCGGCGGCCCGGACTGGGACACGGTCGAGGCGAGCGGTGAGGGCACGGTCTACTCGTACGTCGTCATGCACCACCCGCCCTTCCCGGCCTTCGACCCGCCGTACGCCGTCGGCCTGATCGAACTCGCGGAGGGCGTGCGGATGGTGAGCAACGTGGTCGGGGTGCCGTACGACAAGGTGCGCGTCGGGATGCCGGTGCGGCTCCAATTCCGGTCGTACGACGACGAACTGGTGCTGCCGGTGTTCCGCGCCGCCGAGGGGGCCGGGGTATGA
- a CDS encoding SigE family RNA polymerase sigma factor: protein MTTPVCTSASAAAAVPARQTHTYPSFSSYVRARQPVLLRTARSLTANPSDAEDLLQTALTKTYVAWERIEDHRALDGYVRRALLNTRTSQWRKRRVDEFACDELPEPEPVPGTGDPAERQALHDAMWRAITKLPARQRAMVVLRYYEDLSEAQTAEVLGVSVGTVKSAVSRALGKLREDPELGLVR, encoded by the coding sequence ATGACCACACCCGTCTGCACCAGCGCCTCGGCCGCCGCCGCCGTACCGGCGAGGCAGACTCACACGTACCCCTCGTTCTCGTCCTACGTCAGGGCCCGGCAGCCGGTGCTGCTGCGCACCGCCCGGTCGCTGACCGCGAACCCGAGCGACGCCGAGGACCTGCTGCAGACCGCGCTCACGAAGACGTACGTGGCGTGGGAGCGCATCGAGGACCACCGGGCGCTCGACGGCTATGTGCGCCGCGCGCTGCTGAACACCCGGACCTCGCAGTGGCGCAAGCGCCGCGTCGACGAGTTCGCGTGCGACGAGCTGCCCGAGCCGGAGCCCGTGCCCGGCACCGGGGACCCGGCGGAGCGGCAGGCGCTGCACGACGCGATGTGGAGGGCGATCACCAAGCTGCCCGCACGCCAGCGGGCCATGGTCGTCCTGCGGTACTACGAGGATCTCAGCGAGGCCCAGACGGCCGAGGTGCTCGGCGTGTCGGTGGGCACGGTGAAGTCGGCGGTCTCCCGCGCCCTCGGCAAGCTGCGCGAGGACCCGGAACTGGGGCTCGTCCGCTGA